The following coding sequences lie in one Halomonas sp. 'Soap Lake #6' genomic window:
- a CDS encoding YqjK family protein, with protein MTMTSPKTAAKPPTRAERKAALLADLEQQRVDILVNSNYLLSASAPIDRHWRSLKLPLYVIGGIAAFRLIRHPGGAMAAGRKALAGYMLFRKFKLLAKVTS; from the coding sequence ATGACGATGACATCTCCCAAAACCGCCGCTAAACCGCCAACACGCGCAGAACGTAAAGCTGCCCTACTAGCTGACCTAGAGCAGCAACGCGTTGATATCTTAGTGAATAGCAATTACCTGCTAAGCGCATCTGCCCCCATAGATAGGCATTGGCGCAGCCTGAAACTACCGCTGTACGTGATTGGTGGCATCGCTGCCTTCAGGTTAATACGCCACCCTGGTGGTGCAATGGCGGCAGGACGTAAAGCGCTAGCAGGTTATATGCTATTTCGTAAGTTTAAGCTGTTGGCTAAAGTGACTTCTTAG
- a CDS encoding phage holin family protein, giving the protein MALGPTQRVFSAAKRLLSSLIANGETRLRLAVLELEEERARLLTLILLAGASLLLLLLGIATLTALVVVLFWDTYRLTAIGVSAFVLIALSFLLAFVALRQAKRHTLLKETLKQLAADRALLETNDDDISQNRR; this is encoded by the coding sequence ATGGCTTTAGGGCCAACCCAACGCGTATTCTCTGCCGCCAAACGCTTACTAAGTTCACTGATCGCTAATGGTGAAACCCGCCTGCGTTTGGCGGTTTTGGAGCTTGAAGAGGAACGCGCACGTCTACTGACCCTAATACTTTTAGCGGGCGCTAGCCTACTGCTTCTGCTGTTGGGAATCGCGACGTTAACGGCATTAGTGGTCGTGCTTTTTTGGGATACTTATCGTCTCACCGCTATCGGCGTCAGTGCGTTTGTGCTGATTGCGCTGAGTTTCTTGCTTGCTTTTGTTGCACTACGCCAAGCTAAACGTCATACGCTGCTAAAGGAGACGTTAAAACAGCTGGCTGCCGACCGTGCGTTACTGGAGACAAATGACGATGACATCTCCCAAAACCGCCGCTAA
- a CDS encoding DUF883 family protein: MAKRNTDSSTRADQLKEDLRHLSETVEELVNATSKDASGEMRDLRERAERRLKDTRSRLEAKGERLYDETRETLSHQVDCCDRYVHENPWTSIGIGAAAGLIVGMLLGRR, from the coding sequence ATGGCTAAACGTAACACTGACTCCTCCACTCGTGCTGATCAGCTTAAAGAAGATCTACGCCATCTCAGCGAAACGGTTGAAGAGCTGGTCAACGCTACCTCAAAAGACGCAAGTGGTGAAATGCGCGATTTACGTGAGCGTGCTGAGCGTCGTTTAAAAGATACCCGCTCACGGCTAGAGGCAAAAGGCGAGCGCCTTTATGACGAAACACGCGAAACTCTCTCTCACCAAGTTGATTGCTGCGACCGTTACGTACATGAAAACCCCTGGACAAGCATCGGCATCGGTGCAGCCGCTGGTTTGATCGTTGGTATGCTGCTCGGTCGTCGCTAA
- a CDS encoding phospholipase A, whose product MVTRKLLCTGFILLLGAQTLTTSSALADSREAVEARIRALNTELHQLHQQLQQIDEPEDAALDLPVELLPEEMALEDLNERRQLEQESSRNPFSITTHRANYLFPVSYSTHQNAENFRNITEESSPNSAEVKFQFSAKFNLAENVFGDIGDVYFGYTQRSWWQAYNTDASSPFRETNYEPEIFIDFDNAWRALGWVNTRNRFSFNHQSNGRSDPLSRSWNRVYMESTFQRGDWALTLAPYWRVPESDNSDDNPDIHRFMGYGDIRLAKRLSNNHEIEGLVRGNPSAGNYGTQIDYSWPAFNSLRAHLQYYYGYGESMIDYDNRVHRISIGFSLNPVFSATGLNR is encoded by the coding sequence ATGGTCACCCGAAAACTGCTGTGTACAGGCTTTATCCTACTCTTAGGCGCACAAACGCTCACTACTAGCAGCGCGCTAGCCGACTCTAGAGAGGCAGTCGAAGCACGTATTCGTGCTTTAAATACCGAGCTTCATCAACTGCACCAGCAGCTGCAGCAAATTGATGAGCCAGAAGATGCGGCGCTGGATTTGCCGGTGGAGCTTCTTCCCGAGGAAATGGCGCTTGAAGACCTGAATGAGCGCCGACAGCTTGAGCAAGAGTCTTCCCGAAACCCTTTTTCGATAACGACTCACCGCGCCAACTATTTATTCCCTGTGAGCTATAGCACTCACCAAAATGCTGAGAACTTTCGCAATATCACAGAGGAGAGCTCTCCGAACAGCGCAGAGGTAAAGTTCCAGTTTAGCGCCAAGTTCAACCTGGCGGAGAATGTGTTTGGCGATATTGGCGACGTTTATTTTGGCTACACCCAGCGTAGCTGGTGGCAAGCTTACAATACCGATGCCTCTTCTCCCTTCAGAGAAACTAACTATGAGCCGGAAATCTTCATCGATTTTGACAATGCATGGCGCGCATTGGGCTGGGTAAATACCCGCAACCGGTTTTCCTTTAATCACCAGTCTAACGGTCGTTCAGACCCACTCTCCCGTAGCTGGAACCGAGTTTATATGGAGAGTACCTTTCAGCGCGGTGACTGGGCGCTGACCCTGGCCCCCTATTGGCGTGTACCAGAGTCCGACAACAGCGATGATAACCCTGATATTCACCGTTTTATGGGCTATGGCGACATCCGGCTAGCTAAACGGCTAAGTAATAACCATGAAATTGAAGGCTTAGTCCGCGGAAACCCTAGCGCGGGCAATTACGGAACCCAAATCGACTATAGCTGGCCTGCTTTCAATAGCCTGCGGGCGCACCTGCAGTACTACTATGGCTATGGTGAAAGCATGATCGATTACGACAACCGGGTACACCGCATTAGCATTGGCTTCAGCTTGAACCCTGTATTTAGTGCTACAGGACTGAACCGCTAG